A genomic stretch from Solanum stenotomum isolate F172 chromosome 8, ASM1918654v1, whole genome shotgun sequence includes:
- the LOC125873725 gene encoding uncharacterized protein LOC125873725 yields MTQKQLDKERERDADIKKMLTQMELLQEHMMENVGKPKGKSGVFRVEECSSSGYLKLRENQCWNSKRYEEGFHPCYLQQCENQGWNYHKGEEQRRYYQDWAEQSDYWKMEDDHVEDHTHSSEIPKSKGSASSPRVNDLLSRILDKVEGLDDLLKGMKADFSSLNNKVNSHADAIKILEDDDRGLVVVTHSGKVAIGDVTGNEEAQMHEEDKGMEEEETPIHQSIAKRPQKDVEKHNPNPKVMQTLPKISPPFPQRLKKKNEDEKFKKFLSMFKTLSINLPLVEALLEMPDAEIPIILGRPFLATGRALVDIESGELKFRVNEDEVTFNVCKSMKHLSDIHVVSTVDAIDKAVASPSIEEPPNLELKVLPSHLQYAFLEANNTLPVIIAPDLLEWKVKLLLEVLRRHIKAIGWTIADIVGIPPAEIDPPMEEVVKKDMIKWLDAGVIYPIADSKWDEMLDRLSERGWYCFLYGYSCYNQISIALEDQEKTTFTCPYGTFTFKRMPFRLCNAPATFQQCMLSIFADIVNDSMEVFIDDFSVVGDTFESCLAHLGQVLQRCVEINLVLNWEKCHFMVKKGIVLGHKVSQKGLEVDKAKIKVVEKLPPPILVKGVRSFLGHAGFYRRFIKDFSKIAHPLCKILEKEVKFHFDDACMMAFKCLKEKLVFTPVIISSDRSESFEAYLLGTKVVVHTDHAAPRYLMAKKDANPRLIRWVLLLQEFDFEVKDRKGCENQVADHLSRLEGKEHDEPEIDINDSFPDEQVFTVTLKQPPWYADFANYVKQGGVSKRHELPFTPILEVELFDVWGMDFMGPFVSSFGNKYILVAVDYVSKWMKVVALPNNEGKSVVQYLKCYIFARFGTPWAIISDRGSHFCNKWLSAALSNYGVKDKVATPYHPQTSDQVEVSN; encoded by the exons atgacACAAAAACAACTTGATAAGGAAAGAGAAAGGGATGCAGacatcaagaagatgttgaCCCAAATGGAACTATTACAAGAGCATATGATGGAGAATGTGGGAAAGCCCAAAGGGAAAAGTGGAGTGTTTAGAGTTGAGGAGTGTTCTTCCTCAGGTTATTTAAAATTGAGGGAGAATCAATGTTGGAACTCCAAGAGATAcgaggagggtttccacccaTGCTATTTACAACAATgtgagaatcaaggttggaactatcaCAAGGGGGAAGAGCAAAGAAGATACTATCAAGACTGGGCTGAGCAAAGTGATTATTGGAAAATGGAGGATGACCATGTAGAGGACCACACTCACTCGAGTGAGATCCCAAAATCGAAAGGGAGTGCAAGTAGTCCCCGGGTGAATGATTTGCTGTCACGCATCCTTGATAAAGTTGAAGGTTTGGATGATTTATTGAAAGGGATGAAAGCtgacttttcatcattgaacaATAAAGTGAACTCTCACGCAGATGCAATCAAGATACTTGAAG ATGATGATAGAGGGCTGGTTGTGGTTACTCATAGTGGAAAGGTAGCAATAGGCGATGTGACAGGAAATGAAGAAGCTCAAATGCATGAAGAAGACAAAGGTATGGAGGAAGAAGAGACACCTATCCATCAAAGCATTGCCAAAAGACCACAAAAAGATGTGGAGAAACACAATCCAAACCCAAAAGTTATGCAAACTTTACCCAAAATATCTCCTCCATTTCCCCAACGtctcaagaagaagaatgaggatgagaagttcaagaagttttTATCGATGTTCAAGACATTATCAATTAATCTCCCTCTAGtggaagcattgttggaaatgcCGG ATGCTGAAATTCCCATCATATTGGGAAGACCATTCTTGGCAACCGGGAGAGCGTTGGTAGATATTGAAAGCGGAGAACTGAAGTTTCGGGTGAACGAAGATGAAGTAACCTTTAATGTTTGTAAGTCAATGAAACACCTAAGTGATATTCATGTGGTCTCCACTGTTGATGCTATTGATAAGGCGGTGGCTAGT CCATCAATAGAAGAACCAccaaatttggagttaaaagtACTTCCCTCCCATCTCCAATATGCTTTCTTGGAGGCAAATAACACCTTACCAGTGATAATTGCACCTGACTTGCTTGAATGGAAAGTGAAATTGCTCCTTGAGGTGTTGAGAAGGCATATCAAAGCTATAGGTTGGACTATCGCTGACATAGTGGGCATTCCTCCTG CGGAGATTGATCCACCGATGGAAGAGGTGGTGAAAAAGGATATGATAAAATGGTTGGACGCAGGTGTGATCTACCCTATTGCGGATAGCAAATGG GATGAAATGCTTGATCGACTCTCAGAGAGAGGTTGGTATTGCTTTTTGTATGGGTATTCTTGTTATAACCAAATCTCCATTGCTctggaagaccaagagaaaaccacctTCACCTGCCCATATGGAACTTTTaccttcaaacggatgccattccGGTTATGTAATGCTCCGGCAACATTTCAACAGTGCATGTTATCTATTTTTGCTGACATAGTGAATGATTCAATGGAGGTATTCATAGATGATTTCTCGGTTGTGGGTGACACTTTTGAATCATGTTTAGCACACTTAGGACAAGTTCTCCAAAGATGTGTGGAGATAAATTTGGTCCTAAATTGGGAAAAATGCCACTTCATGGTTAAAAAAGGTATAGTTCTTGGTCACAAAGTGTCACAAAAGGGGCTGGAGGTTGATAAAGCGAAGATTAAAGTAGTTGAGAAGTTACCACCACCAATTTTGGTGAAGGGTGTTCGTAGTTTCTTGGGACATGCCGGTTTTTACCGtaggttcatcaaagacttctcaaagattgcacatCCTCTATGCAAAATCTTGGAGAAAGAGGTGAAATTCCACTTTGATGATGCTTGCATGATGGCTTTCAAgtgcttgaaagaaaaattggtcTTCACCCCAGTTATCATTAGTTCCGATCGGTCAGAATCCTTCGAA GCATACTTGCTAGGTACTAAAGTGGTTGTTCACACTGATCATGCTGCACCGCGTTATCTGATGGCGAAGAAGGATGCCAACCCAagattgataaggtgggtgctaCTATTGCAAGAATTCGACTTTGAAGTCAAAGATAGGAAAGGTTGTGAAAATCAGGTGGCTGACCACTTATCAAGATTGGAAGGCAAGGAACATGACGAGCCAGAGATCGACATAAATGATTCTTTCCCCGATGAACAGGTATTCACAGTAACTCTCAAACAGCCTCCTTGGTATGCTGATTTTGCCAATTATGTT AAACAAGGTGGAGTGTCCAAAAGACACGAGTTGCCTTTTACGCCTATTTTAGAAGTTGAgctatttgatgtttggggaatGGATTTCATGGGACCATTTGTGAGTTCGTTTGGTAATAAGTATATCTTGGTGGCCgtagattatgtttctaaatggATGAAAGTTGTTGCACTTCCAAACAATGAAGGGAAAAGTGTTGTTCAATACCTGAAATGCTACATCTTTGCTAGATTTGGTACTCCTTGGGCTATTATTAGTGATAGGGGATCTCACTTTTGCAACAAATGGCTCTCAGCCGCATTGAGTAATTATGGAGTGAAAGACAAAGTAGCAACTCCGTATCATCCCCAAACGAGCGaccaagttgaagtgtcaaatTAG
- the LOC125873726 gene encoding uncharacterized protein LOC125873726, with amino-acid sequence MADGTRFKTMDDRLNRHEDTMERLAKSNREISETQVGIRGALEQIVERLTTLEKRPVAVDLNIPQGDGILPIPEQEHRNLRHQGVLIHPPKWELPSFEGHQPKVWLRKCERYFNLHRTADNLKVEAEALYLNGMAETWYNSMVLSLGVLTWVEFKKELCIRFGEILMEDVVEVFNKLNQTGSVDEYLGRFEDLKADMLIRNPALNEAHFLSSFMGGLKEEIKYAIKMFKPTTLSFAIEQARMQEKAIEAALKKDKTDTRRIKSPMSSFAPKPTALTSTRPTTYRLSPEVYEYRKNNQLYFRCGDKYTPGHKCKNRHLNCIKGITEDGQGAWATPTETREIIEEQALTDVIIEGEIQQEMQKAICLSSLSGNHNGVNTILVKGIAKNRNLTVMVDSGSTHSFIDSQAVMETSYVETYSSPMKVIVADGNYLLCNSTCTSFSWKMEGKSFREDLRIIKLGGCDIVLGNDWMKKYNPTKFDHEKRSVTIGKKTNKLVLHAIPEEGSIHMISSGTMGKLIRKGQTLMAHLFMVSMDTTTEQETIEEPIKVVLQQFEDVFAEPKGLPPLRSLDHSIR; translated from the coding sequence ATGGCGGATGGTACTAGATTCAAAACCATGGACGATCGACTGAATCGACATGAAGATACGATGGAAAGGTTAGCTAAGAGTAATCGTGAGATCAGTGAAACACAGGTGGGAATCAGAGGAGCTTTAGAACAAATTGTGGAAAGGTTAACAACATTAGAAAAGAGACCAGTAGCTGTTGATCTGAACATTCCTCAAGGGGATGGTATTTTACCCATTCCAGAACAGGAACATAGGAATTTGAGGCACCAGGGAGTTCTCATACACCCTCCTAAGTGGGAATTGCCCAGTTTCGAAGGTCACCAGCCTAAGGTATGGCTTAGAAAGTGTGAAAGGTACTTTAATTTACATAGAACTGCTGACAACTTGAAGGTTGAAGCAGAAGCACTCTATCTTAATGGAATGGCTGAAACATGGTATAACTCTATGGTACTGAGTTTAGGGGTATTGACCTGGGTAGAGTTCAAAAAAGAATTATGTATTAGGTTTGGAGAAATTTTAATGGAGGATGTTGTGGAAGTTTTTAACAAGTTGAATCAGACTGGATCTGTAGATGAATATTTGGGAAGGTTTGAGGATCTCAAAGCTGATATGTTGATAAGAAATCCGGCCTTGAATGAAGCTCATTTCCTGTCTAGTTTCATGGGAGGACTCAAAGAGGAGATCAAGTATGCTATTAAGATGTTTAAGCCCACTACCCTCAGCTTTGCAATTGAACAAGCCAGGATGCAAGAGAAGGCCATAGAAGCAGCTCTTAAGAAGGACAAAACTGATACTAGACGTATCAAGTCTCCTATGAGTAGTTTTGCCCCAAAACCAACAGCTCTGACTTCCACTAGACCAACCACTTATCGGTTGAGTCCAGAAGTTTACGAATATAGGAAGAACAACCAGCTTTATTTCAGATGTGGAGATAAGTATACTCCAGGGCATAAATGTAAGAATAGACACTTGAATTGCATCAAGGGAATCACTGAAGATGGGCAAGGGGCTTGGGCAACACCTACTGAAACTAGGGAAATAATAGAGGAGCAAGCCCTAACTGATGTAATAATTGAAGGGGAAATCCAACAGGAGATGCAAAAGGCAATTTGTCTGAGTTCCTTGTCTGGCAATCACAATGGGGTGAATACCATTCTAGTAAAGGGAATAGCTAAGAATAGGAATCTAACTGTGATGGTTGATTCAGGAAGCACTCATAGCTTTATTGATTCACAAGCTGTAATGGAAACAAGTTATGTGGAAACTTATAGCTCACCTATGAAAGTCATTGTTGCTGATGGTAACTATTTGTTATGTAATTCTACTTGTACGAGTTTCAGCTGGAAGATGGAAGGGAAATCATTCAGAGAAGATCTAAGGATTATCAAGTTGGGAGGGTGTGATATAGTCCTAGGGAATGACTGGATGAAAAAATACAACCCCACCAAGTTTGACCATGAGAAGAGGAGTGTCACTATTGGAAAAAAGACCAATAAATTGGTGTTGCATGCTATTCCTGAAGAGGGAAGTATTCACATGATTAGCAGTGGTACGATGGGAAAATTGATCAGGAAGGGTCAGACTTTGATGGCTCACTTGTTCATGGTCAGCATGGACACAACTACTGAGCAGGAAACCATTGAAGAACCAATAAAAGTGGTGCTACAACAATTTGAAGATGTCTTTGCCGAACCTAAAGGTTTACCACCACTGAGGAGTTTAGATCACTCAATTCGTTGA